A section of the Sphaerobacter thermophilus DSM 20745 genome encodes:
- a CDS encoding GNAT family N-acetyltransferase has protein sequence MREAQARPVVNIVGERVALSPLRRDLLETYQRWFNEFQTLCTPCDMPRPVTLEEQTAQYEAIASGSATRVGFQIYERATWEPIGTCALIDIDHRNGTAEFVIIIGEPTHRGRGFGTEATRLALDYAFTALGLHNVMLKVYEFNRAGIRAYQKAGFKEIGRRRGARRFAGRRWDVIYMDCVADEFTSPVLSEIFRPDSPRPDSQ, from the coding sequence ATGCGCGAAGCGCAAGCGCGGCCGGTCGTGAACATCGTCGGAGAGCGCGTCGCGCTCAGCCCGCTCCGGCGCGACCTGCTGGAGACCTACCAGCGCTGGTTCAACGAGTTTCAGACCCTCTGCACCCCATGCGACATGCCGCGACCCGTGACGCTGGAGGAGCAGACCGCGCAGTACGAGGCCATCGCCTCCGGGTCGGCCACCCGGGTCGGCTTCCAGATCTACGAGCGCGCCACCTGGGAGCCGATCGGCACCTGCGCGCTCATCGACATCGATCACCGCAACGGCACCGCCGAGTTCGTCATCATCATCGGCGAGCCGACCCACCGCGGCCGTGGCTTCGGCACCGAGGCCACCCGGCTCGCGCTCGACTACGCCTTTACGGCACTCGGGCTGCACAATGTCATGCTCAAGGTCTATGAGTTCAACCGAGCAGGCATCCGGGCCTATCAGAAGGCGGGCTTCAAGGAGATCGGACGGCGCCGCGGCGCGCGCCGGTTTGCCGGGCGCCGCTGGGACGTGATCTACATGGACTGCGTCGCCGACGAGTTCACCAGTCCGGTGCTGAGCGAGATCTTTCGGCCGGACTCGCCCCGCCCGGATTCGCAGTAG
- the ggt gene encoding gamma-glutamyltransferase, with protein MVWGERTASGVKGNRRPTVKQEAVASRGMVTSNHPLASLTGTEMLLLGGNAVDAAIATMFALSVVEPMMTTIFGAGFITMRLADGTVTTIDNYATVPLAAREDMFTPIPGSLDNDVEGRLNDVGYLAVATGGTLLGWATAIERYGRLPLATVVAPAVRFARHGFRVSPYLHEMIRTCAEDLARFPASAEVFLPGGDPPPVGAILRRADYAETLERVGAEGPDYLYRGPLGEAIAADMARNGGLITMEDLAAYRVYERAPVRGTYRGYEIVSMGPASSGGTHIIQMLNILEGFDLRAMGFGTPDTVHLIAEVMKIAFADRFRYMADPERVRIPLDWLTSKEYAAQRRAEIDMSRAQQYVAAPAPEGEGDCTTHCCAVDAEGNVVSTTQTLNNAFGSKVTVPGTGMLLNNCMHLMDPTPGRTNSIEPGKRILSSMSPTIVLKDGKPLMALGTPGGVRIFGSVMQAIINVIDHGMTLQEAVEAPRLWDRGPVLELERGFDNLPDLVAEMERRGHVVETPLKVAGGMNGILIDPETGLLHGAACWRADGAPMGFSGGDAIVEGEFDAGIPV; from the coding sequence ATGGTGTGGGGTGAGCGAACCGCGAGCGGCGTGAAGGGGAACCGTCGGCCGACGGTGAAGCAGGAGGCGGTTGCCTCGCGGGGCATGGTGACCTCCAACCACCCGCTGGCCTCCCTGACTGGCACCGAGATGCTGCTGCTCGGGGGTAACGCGGTCGATGCGGCCATCGCCACCATGTTCGCGTTGTCGGTCGTCGAGCCGATGATGACGACGATCTTCGGCGCGGGGTTCATCACCATGCGCCTGGCGGACGGCACCGTTACCACGATCGACAACTACGCCACGGTGCCGCTCGCAGCCCGCGAGGACATGTTCACGCCGATTCCCGGCTCGCTCGACAACGACGTCGAGGGTCGGCTGAACGACGTCGGCTACCTGGCCGTGGCCACGGGTGGCACGCTCCTGGGCTGGGCCACAGCGATTGAGCGCTACGGCAGGCTGCCGCTGGCGACGGTCGTGGCACCCGCCGTCCGCTTCGCGCGTCACGGCTTCCGGGTCAGCCCCTACCTGCACGAGATGATCCGCACCTGCGCGGAGGATCTGGCTCGCTTCCCCGCCAGCGCCGAGGTCTTCCTCCCCGGCGGGGATCCTCCGCCGGTTGGCGCTATCCTGCGCCGGGCCGACTACGCCGAGACGCTGGAGCGGGTCGGCGCCGAGGGGCCGGATTACCTCTACCGCGGCCCGCTTGGCGAAGCGATCGCGGCCGACATGGCGCGCAACGGCGGGCTGATCACGATGGAGGACCTGGCCGCCTACCGGGTCTACGAGCGTGCACCGGTGCGCGGCACCTACCGGGGCTACGAGATCGTGTCGATGGGGCCGGCCTCCTCCGGCGGCACGCACATCATTCAGATGCTCAACATCCTGGAGGGGTTCGACCTGCGCGCGATGGGCTTCGGGACGCCCGACACCGTGCACCTTATCGCCGAGGTGATGAAGATCGCCTTCGCCGACCGCTTCCGCTACATGGCCGACCCGGAGCGCGTCCGCATCCCGCTCGACTGGCTGACCTCGAAGGAATATGCGGCGCAGCGCCGCGCGGAGATCGACATGAGCCGCGCTCAGCAGTACGTAGCCGCTCCCGCGCCCGAGGGTGAGGGCGACTGCACCACGCACTGCTGCGCGGTCGACGCCGAAGGGAACGTCGTCTCAACCACGCAGACGCTCAACAATGCCTTCGGGTCCAAGGTGACCGTGCCGGGCACCGGGATGTTGCTCAACAACTGCATGCACCTGATGGACCCGACGCCGGGCCGGACCAACTCGATCGAACCGGGCAAGCGGATTCTCTCCTCGATGTCGCCCACCATCGTGCTGAAAGACGGGAAGCCCCTGATGGCCCTCGGCACCCCCGGTGGGGTACGCATCTTCGGCTCCGTTATGCAGGCGATCATCAACGTCATCGACCACGGAATGACGTTGCAAGAGGCAGTCGAAGCGCCGCGCCTGTGGGACCGCGGCCCGGTGCTGGAGCTGGAGCGTGGCTTTGACAACCTGCCCGATCTGGTGGCCGAAATGGAGCGGCGCGGTCACGTGGTGGAGACGCCGCTGAAGGTAGCGGGCGGCATGAACGGCATCCTGATCGACCCGGAGACCGGCCTGCTGCACGGCGCCGCCTGCTGGCGTGCCGACGGCGCCCCGATGGGCTTTTCCGGCGGCGACGCCATCGTCGAGGGCGAGTTCGACGCAGGGATTCCGGTGTGA
- a CDS encoding IclR family transcriptional regulator gives MQTTATKYRIESVARAADLLCVFLQPPHRFGVTELSAMTGLTKNQVFRILQTLMPSGFVVQDPETKVYRLGPRLIDLAAVAVHGTSLVHIAAPVLDQLAERTGETVNLVTRLDNRWAICIDKRESAQRLRITARVGARFALHVGSSPKLLLAYSPPESIEAYLRACTPLTRFTERTITDPDVLRAELERIRQQGYVISNEELDPGVCSIAAPIHDHTGQVIAGISVAAPTFRLGPEQHQATIEAVLWAGREISRRLAEYTLGQFGAPRNERSLG, from the coding sequence ATGCAGACAACCGCCACCAAGTACCGGATCGAGAGCGTGGCCAGGGCCGCCGATCTCCTCTGCGTCTTCCTCCAGCCGCCCCATCGCTTCGGGGTCACGGAGTTGAGCGCGATGACGGGCCTGACCAAGAATCAGGTGTTCCGCATCCTCCAGACGCTCATGCCCTCCGGGTTCGTCGTCCAGGATCCGGAGACGAAGGTGTACCGGCTCGGACCACGCCTGATCGATCTCGCGGCAGTCGCTGTGCATGGCACAAGCCTGGTGCACATCGCCGCACCGGTGCTGGATCAGTTGGCGGAGCGGACCGGAGAGACGGTCAACCTGGTCACGCGGCTGGACAACCGCTGGGCGATCTGCATCGACAAGCGGGAGAGCGCGCAGCGGCTGCGCATCACCGCGCGGGTCGGGGCCCGGTTCGCGCTGCACGTCGGGTCGTCGCCCAAGCTGCTCCTGGCGTATTCACCGCCGGAGAGCATCGAGGCCTATCTGCGTGCGTGCACGCCGCTTACGCGGTTCACCGAGCGGACCATCACGGACCCCGACGTCCTCCGCGCCGAACTGGAGCGAATCCGTCAGCAGGGATACGTGATCAGCAATGAGGAACTGGACCCCGGCGTCTGCTCCATCGCAGCGCCCATTCACGATCACACCGGTCAGGTAATTGCCGGTATCAGCGTCGCCGCCCCGACGTTTCGTCTTGGACCTGAGCAGCATCAGGCCACGATCGAGGCGGTCTTGTGGGCCGGCCGAGAGATCTCGCGGCGCCTCGCCGAGTACACACTCGGTCAGTTCGGCGCCCCACGAAATGAGCGGTCCCTTGGCTAG
- a CDS encoding ABC transporter substrate-binding protein, which yields MMESERVVDELRRAGTPVSRRRVLQLAAFGSLGIAGAGILAACGGGSESPTTAPSGGSGSGGGTSSTPSAEGTPGGGGGEAKQGGIWRMAITANPTAYPITAPGALTDILVNKTIYNSLVQYQLEGDTIEVVPDLAESWEAAADLSEYTFKLKSGVTWHDGEPLTAEDVKFTMDAVLDPNVNASGRGVVSSIDSTEVVDEQTVKFVLKYPFASLPIMLGYNKPIVPKHLLEGQDLNEPAEFLRKPIGTGPFKFQEFVQGSHLAVEANPDYFEGAPLLDGIIFKVIPDGNARVAQVRSGEIDFTVIEPAQIDALSGVDNVEIRYVPQVNYYFFAINHSSPKMQDVRVRQALVHAINRQAIVEQVLKGRGQVATGPINPLLGPYYNPDVPTYDYDPERAAALLEEAGWTKGQDGVLTNAQGERFTLRFNGPKGYPAMEQVITYAQQEYQKLGIDVTLEIVDWPVHLDMYHNLEYDLLMQWWITPPDADLYDHYHSESSSNWWAYNNPEIDELIVQARSEPDEQARIELYHELQRKLAEDVPVVYLYYPEEIQAMSTRTKGLPAMGYRDALTWMEKVWVE from the coding sequence ATGATGGAGAGCGAACGGGTGGTCGATGAGTTGCGGCGCGCGGGAACTCCGGTCTCGCGCCGCCGTGTCCTCCAACTGGCCGCGTTCGGCAGTCTCGGCATCGCGGGAGCCGGCATCCTGGCCGCCTGCGGCGGTGGGTCCGAGAGCCCGACGACCGCGCCGAGCGGCGGGAGCGGCAGCGGGGGCGGCACCAGCAGCACGCCCTCGGCGGAAGGTACCCCCGGTGGTGGTGGCGGCGAGGCGAAGCAGGGTGGGATCTGGCGGATGGCGATCACCGCGAACCCGACAGCCTACCCGATCACGGCCCCGGGTGCGCTGACCGACATTCTCGTCAATAAGACCATCTACAACAGCCTCGTCCAGTACCAGCTTGAGGGTGACACCATCGAGGTGGTCCCCGACCTGGCTGAGTCCTGGGAGGCGGCTGCCGACCTCTCCGAATACACGTTTAAGCTCAAGTCGGGTGTGACCTGGCACGACGGTGAGCCGCTGACGGCCGAGGACGTCAAGTTCACCATGGATGCAGTCCTCGACCCGAACGTGAACGCCTCCGGCCGCGGTGTGGTCAGCTCGATCGACAGCACCGAGGTCGTCGACGAGCAGACCGTGAAGTTCGTCCTCAAGTACCCGTTTGCGTCGCTTCCGATCATGCTCGGCTACAACAAGCCGATCGTGCCCAAGCACCTCCTGGAGGGTCAGGATCTCAACGAGCCTGCCGAGTTCCTGCGGAAGCCCATCGGGACCGGTCCATTCAAGTTCCAGGAGTTCGTCCAGGGCAGCCACCTGGCGGTCGAGGCGAACCCCGACTACTTCGAGGGTGCCCCGCTGCTGGACGGCATCATCTTCAAGGTCATCCCCGATGGCAACGCCCGGGTGGCTCAGGTGCGCTCCGGCGAGATCGACTTCACCGTCATCGAGCCAGCGCAGATCGACGCCCTGAGCGGGGTCGACAACGTCGAGATCCGCTACGTGCCGCAGGTCAACTACTACTTCTTCGCCATCAACCACTCCAGCCCGAAGATGCAGGATGTCCGCGTGCGGCAGGCACTGGTCCATGCCATCAACCGGCAGGCCATCGTCGAGCAGGTGCTCAAGGGTCGCGGTCAGGTGGCGACCGGGCCGATCAACCCGTTGCTTGGCCCGTACTACAATCCCGACGTCCCGACCTATGACTATGACCCGGAGCGGGCGGCGGCTCTGCTGGAGGAAGCAGGCTGGACCAAGGGTCAGGACGGTGTTCTGACCAACGCCCAGGGCGAGCGGTTCACCCTCCGGTTCAACGGCCCCAAGGGCTACCCGGCCATGGAGCAGGTGATCACCTACGCCCAGCAGGAGTACCAGAAGCTGGGTATCGATGTCACCCTGGAGATCGTCGACTGGCCCGTTCACCTCGACATGTATCACAACCTCGAGTACGACCTGCTGATGCAGTGGTGGATCACCCCGCCCGACGCGGACCTGTACGACCACTACCACAGCGAGTCGTCCTCGAACTGGTGGGCGTACAACAACCCGGAGATCGACGAGCTGATCGTGCAGGCCCGGAGCGAGCCGGACGAGCAGGCCCGCATCGAGCTGTACCACGAGCTGCAGCGGAAGCTCGCCGAGGATGTGCCCGTCGTCTATCTCTACTACCCGGAAGAGATCCAGGCGATGAGCACGCGCACGAAGGGTCTCCCGGCGATGGGCTACCGCGACGCGCTGACCTGGATGGAGAAGGTCTGGGTCGAGTAG
- a CDS encoding head GIN domain-containing protein, protein MRYPLRLMLALLALPIAVACNVPFIPEKGSGNMATESRDVSGFDQVSLSGIGTLVIEQGNREALTIEAEDNILPRIRTEVRNGRLEIGMRPGTSIQPTREIRYHLTMRDIHAIEVEGSADVESASIQTDALTLSLAGSADARIERFAGDQLNVRISGSGTCTIAGDVTDQRVEIEGSGEYSAADLASETAAVDVAGSGDATVRVAQSLNVSIAGSGDVHYYGNPSINQRILGSGRIVRADE, encoded by the coding sequence ATGCGGTATCCGCTCCGCCTGATGCTCGCGCTCCTGGCCCTCCCGATCGCGGTAGCCTGCAACGTCCCCTTCATCCCGGAGAAAGGATCGGGCAACATGGCCACCGAGTCGCGCGACGTGTCCGGCTTCGATCAGGTTTCCCTCAGCGGCATCGGCACGCTGGTGATCGAGCAAGGCAACCGCGAGGCGCTGACCATCGAGGCCGAGGACAACATCCTGCCACGCATCCGCACGGAGGTCCGCAACGGGCGCCTGGAGATCGGCATGCGCCCCGGCACGTCGATCCAACCCACTCGGGAAATCCGCTACCACCTGACCATGCGGGACATCCACGCGATCGAGGTCGAGGGCAGCGCGGACGTCGAGTCGGCCAGCATCCAGACCGATGCCCTGACGCTGAGCCTTGCCGGGTCGGCGGATGCCCGCATCGAGCGCTTTGCCGGCGATCAGCTCAATGTCCGCATCAGCGGCTCCGGCACCTGCACCATCGCCGGAGACGTGACGGACCAGCGCGTGGAAATCGAAGGGTCGGGCGAGTACAGCGCTGCCGATCTGGCCAGCGAGACGGCGGCGGTCGACGTGGCAGGCTCTGGCGACGCCACGGTCCGCGTCGCCCAATCGCTCAACGTCTCGATCGCGGGGAGCGGCGACGTGCACTACTACGGCAACCCATCGATCAACCAGCGAATCCTCGGCAGCGGCCGTATCGTGCGGGCCGACGAGTAG
- a CDS encoding DoxX family membrane protein has translation MDGVRYMTLEGWLLAAGLAVVLGLGASYLLDRRLPVGRTLGLIGLAFLGVFGGSELFGPLEGEQALSELGPALGDFYLLTGLLGGLVLMALAVATGRRAAAGQPTDVAQQGISDPPVARWLFADLRSAPLWFGLRLYLGYEWLAAGWHKVTDPAWMDGGTALAAFWERVVAVPEQGRPPITYGWYRDFLSFMLEHEWYPWFAPLVAVGETLIGLGLILGAFVGIAAFFGTLLNFNFMLAGTASTNPVLFGLGVFLVLAWKVAGWWGLDRVLLPALGAPWRPGALFRAARGPKAPTPA, from the coding sequence ATGGACGGTGTGCGCTACATGACGCTGGAGGGCTGGCTGCTGGCTGCCGGCCTGGCCGTCGTGCTGGGGCTGGGTGCCAGCTATCTGCTCGACCGCCGCCTCCCCGTGGGCCGCACCCTGGGGCTGATCGGGCTGGCCTTCCTCGGGGTCTTCGGCGGCTCGGAGCTGTTCGGCCCGCTTGAGGGCGAGCAGGCCCTGAGCGAGCTGGGGCCCGCGCTGGGCGACTTCTACCTGCTGACCGGCCTGCTGGGAGGGCTGGTGCTCATGGCGCTGGCCGTGGCCACCGGGCGCCGCGCCGCCGCCGGGCAGCCGACCGATGTGGCTCAGCAGGGCATCAGCGACCCGCCGGTGGCCCGCTGGCTGTTTGCCGACCTGCGTTCGGCCCCGCTGTGGTTCGGGCTGCGGCTCTACCTGGGCTATGAGTGGCTGGCGGCCGGCTGGCACAAGGTGACCGATCCCGCCTGGATGGACGGGGGGACAGCCCTGGCGGCCTTCTGGGAGCGGGTGGTGGCCGTGCCCGAGCAGGGGCGCCCGCCGATCACCTACGGCTGGTATCGGGACTTTCTGAGCTTCATGCTGGAGCATGAGTGGTATCCCTGGTTTGCCCCGCTGGTGGCGGTGGGCGAGACGCTGATCGGGCTGGGGCTGATCCTGGGGGCCTTCGTGGGGATTGCGGCCTTCTTCGGCACGCTGCTGAACTTCAACTTCATGCTGGCGGGGACGGCCAGCACCAACCCGGTGCTGTTTGGGCTGGGGGTGTTCCTGGTGCTGGCCTGGAAGGTGGCCGGCTGGTGGGGGCTGGACCGGGTGCTGCTGCCGGCGCTGGGGGCCCCCTGGCGGCCGGGGGCGCTGTTCCGGGCGGCGCGCGGGCCGAAGGCACCGACGCCGGCCTGA
- a CDS encoding pyridoxal phosphate-dependent aminotransferase translates to MTAGHTELAVSRRCRALPVSPIRRLAPLADEAKRRGRRIIHLNIGQPDLQAPPSVAESIAGAAGRHLAYAPSRGLPEALDAWVTYYRHHGIEVEPGDIVITSGASEALSLAMIATCDPGDEILIPEPFYAPYQGTTAVAGLQLRTVPLGPGFTPPSPEAIRAAITPKTRAILICSPNNPTGTVYSREDLLALGEIVRETGIFLLSDETYREIVFDGPPAPSALSIPGLDDHVVVIDSISKRFNACGMRIGTIVSRNPAVMTAVADLAELRLAVPVIEQLAIAEALSAPEPYISTVVETYRQRVDALVTALSRIEGVTCHRPGGGFYVIAQLPVDDSEQFAAWLLRDFHVDGEAVMVTPMSDFYVTPGRGQDEIRLACVFDPETLTRAAGILEAGLAAYPSRRNA, encoded by the coding sequence ATGACGGCGGGTCATACGGAGCTGGCGGTCTCGCGGAGGTGCCGGGCGCTCCCCGTTTCGCCGATCCGCCGGCTCGCTCCCCTTGCTGACGAGGCGAAGCGGCGTGGACGTCGAATCATCCACCTCAACATCGGCCAGCCCGACCTTCAGGCACCTCCGAGCGTCGCCGAGTCGATTGCCGGCGCGGCGGGCCGACACCTGGCCTACGCTCCTTCGCGCGGGCTGCCCGAGGCACTGGACGCCTGGGTGACCTACTACCGCCACCACGGGATCGAAGTTGAACCGGGGGACATCGTGATCACCAGCGGCGCCAGCGAGGCCCTCTCGCTTGCGATGATCGCGACGTGCGACCCCGGTGACGAGATCCTGATACCCGAGCCGTTCTACGCACCGTACCAGGGCACAACCGCCGTTGCCGGCCTCCAGTTGCGAACCGTCCCCCTCGGGCCGGGCTTCACTCCGCCGTCGCCGGAGGCCATCCGCGCGGCGATCACGCCGAAGACACGCGCGATCCTCATCTGTAGCCCCAACAACCCGACCGGGACGGTCTACAGCCGCGAGGATCTTCTGGCGCTGGGCGAGATCGTGCGGGAAACCGGGATCTTCCTGCTCTCCGACGAGACGTACCGCGAGATTGTGTTCGACGGCCCACCCGCCCCGAGCGCACTCTCGATCCCCGGACTCGATGACCACGTGGTCGTCATCGACAGCATCTCCAAGCGCTTCAACGCCTGCGGCATGCGTATCGGCACGATCGTCTCGCGCAACCCGGCGGTCATGACCGCCGTCGCCGATCTGGCGGAGTTGCGCCTCGCCGTCCCCGTCATCGAGCAGTTGGCCATCGCAGAGGCACTCAGCGCACCGGAGCCGTACATCAGCACGGTCGTCGAGACCTATCGCCAGCGGGTTGATGCGCTCGTCACCGCGCTGTCCCGCATCGAGGGAGTGACCTGCCACCGGCCCGGCGGGGGCTTCTACGTCATCGCGCAGCTCCCGGTGGACGACAGCGAGCAATTCGCGGCCTGGCTCCTGCGCGACTTCCACGTCGACGGGGAAGCGGTCATGGTGACGCCGATGAGCGATTTCTACGTCACCCCGGGGCGCGGCCAGGACGAGATCCGGCTCGCCTGTGTCTTCGATCCGGAGACACTGACCCGCGCGGCCGGTATCCTCGAGGCTGGGCTCGCCGCCTATCCCAGCCGCCGCAACGCCTGA
- a CDS encoding ABC transporter permease: MGAYLIRRLFQAVVLLFIVSIVTFMLIHSAPGGPSLLSNPELSREDIERMREQLGLNDPLPVQYGRWLKNVLQGNLGRSYNTIEPVGSLIADRLPNTLLLTGIALLLSIGLAIPLGVISALRRNSALDRIVAGVSFFGVSIPVFWLGIILIIVFSIQLRWLPAGGMATLGEEFSLVDRIKHLILPTIVLATANLAELTRYTRSGMISVLSEDYIRTARAKGLPSNVVVSRHALRNALIPVVTVIGVLLPRAVGGAAITETVFSWPGMGRLAVEAASTRDYPVVLGATLTVAIVVLISSLVTDLVYGYLDPRIRVG, from the coding sequence GTGGGCGCCTATCTCATCCGCCGATTGTTTCAGGCGGTCGTGCTGCTCTTCATCGTCAGTATCGTCACCTTCATGCTGATCCATTCGGCACCGGGTGGGCCGTCGCTGCTCTCCAACCCGGAGCTGAGCCGCGAGGACATCGAGCGGATGCGAGAGCAACTGGGCCTGAACGATCCGCTCCCAGTCCAGTACGGCCGCTGGCTGAAGAACGTCCTCCAGGGGAACCTCGGTCGCAGCTACAACACCATCGAGCCGGTCGGTAGCTTGATCGCGGACCGGCTGCCCAACACCCTGCTGTTGACCGGTATCGCTCTGCTCCTCTCCATCGGGCTGGCAATCCCCCTGGGGGTGATCAGCGCCTTGCGGCGCAACTCGGCGCTCGACCGGATCGTCGCGGGAGTCAGCTTCTTCGGGGTTTCGATCCCCGTCTTCTGGCTCGGCATCATCTTGATCATCGTCTTCTCGATCCAACTGAGGTGGTTGCCAGCCGGCGGAATGGCCACCCTGGGCGAGGAGTTCTCCCTGGTGGACCGGATCAAGCACCTGATCCTGCCGACCATCGTGCTGGCCACGGCCAACCTGGCAGAGCTGACGCGCTACACCCGCTCCGGCATGATCAGCGTGCTCAGTGAGGACTACATCCGCACCGCCCGCGCAAAGGGGCTGCCCAGCAATGTGGTCGTCAGCCGCCATGCGCTGCGCAACGCGCTGATCCCGGTGGTGACGGTGATCGGCGTCCTCCTGCCGCGCGCGGTTGGCGGCGCAGCGATCACCGAGACGGTGTTCTCCTGGCCGGGCATGGGCCGGCTCGCAGTCGAGGCAGCGAGCACCCGTGACTACCCGGTCGTCCTGGGAGCGACCCTCACGGTGGCGATCGTCGTCTTGATCAGCAGCCTCGTGACGGATCTGGTGTACGGCTATCTCGACCCGCGCATCCGCGTGGGCTAG